In Deinococcus sedimenti, the genomic stretch GCCAGACCTCCCGGATGGCGTCTTGAAAGCGGTCATCCTCCCGGAGATTGGCCATCCTCTGACCAGCGCTCTCACGCTTCAATCTGGGCGGCGCACGGATATCGAGTGCCATGACGCGTCCCAGCAGATTTGCGGCGACGCCTCCCATGCTGCTTTAAGCCCGGAAAACTTCTCTGCTGATTTGAGCAGGAAAAGGCACGGCCGCAAGGTCATGGTCCCGGTGTGGCAGTGTCCTGGCACGCAACGAAAGACCAGCATCTCGCTTGGTGCAGAGCGGTTCTTCCAGGCCCTCCATATACACTGAATGGGCCTGACACTGTTCAGGTTTTTCATGCAGCGGCGCCCATAGGGGGCGCCGTTTCCCCTGCTTACGGTTTGGGCTCGTTGACAATCACGATGCGGCCCTCCGGCTCAGCGTCCACTGCGGACCGCTCCTGCAGGTAGCGCACCAGAATGTCCACGTCCAGGGTTCCCGTGTCCAGGCGAGGCGCCCCCTTAAACATCGTGAAGCCGTCGCCGCCACCCGCCGTGAAGTTGTTCATCGCCACCTTGTACGTCTGGGCGTCCACAACCGGTTGGCCGTTCAGGGTCACGGCCACTACGCGGCTGCCGGCTGGGCGCCCGAGGTCAAAGGTGTAGCTCACGCCGCGGCTGACGTGCAGAAACTGACCTTTGTTCTCACTCCAGGTGGCCACGCCGTGCTCCAGTGCTGCTCTGATCTGGGCGCCCGTCAGCGTCAGGACCGTCAGGGTATTGCCGAACGGCTGCACCGTGGTGGCCTCGTCGAAGGTGATGGGGCCGGCGTTGATGCTGGCCCGCACGCCACCGCCGTTCACAAAGGCGAGTTGCGCCCCCGCATTCTGGGCGGCGTCCAGTGCGGCGTCGGCCAGGACGTTGGCCATGGTGCTCTCGCGCCGGCGCACGACCTCGCGGTTGCCGTTCAGGCCGCGCGTGGTTTGCCCGATCACCCGTTGGCGCAGGTTGGCAATCGGCACGGTCAGCGTCTCCACCATGCGCTTGGCGGTGGGGTCCTCGGCGATGTCGGCAGTGACGGGTACGGGGTTACCTTCCCAGCTTTCCACCGCGCCGCTGTCACTGAACGTCACTTTCAGGCGGCCCAGCACCTTGCCCCACTCCCACGCCGCCACCAGCAGGGTGCGGTTGCCATCCGGGTTGGGCACGATTGTCGGATAGGGCCCTTCGCTGGCGGGGAAGTCTTTATTAGTGAAAGTGCCCAGCAGGGTGTGCGAGTGCCCACCCACAATCACGTCAATGCCAGAGACGGTGCGCGCCACCTCCTGCTCCAGGGTGTACCCCAGGTGGGAGACCAGGAAGATCTTGTTGACGCCCTGACCTTGCAGCGCCGTGACACTGCTGCGCAGGCTCTGCATGAGTTCAAGCATCTTCACGTTGGGACCAGGCGAGCTGATCTGCGGCAGGTCAGGGGTCACGGCGCCGATGACCCCCACCTTCTCCCCGCCGACGCTCATCACGGCGTACGGCTTGATCAGGTCTTTCAGGAGGGGCTCGGCCGTCACATCCAGATTGGCAGCCAGCAGCGGAAACCGCGCGCGCTCGGCGAACGTGGCCAGCGCTTCCGGGCCGTCGTCGAACTCGTGGTTGCCCACGGCCATGGCGTCGTAGCCCATCAGATTCATAAACAGCACGTCGGCCAGGCCCTTATACACGTTGTAGAACAGCGTGCCCTGGAAGGTATCGCCCCCAGAGAGGACCAGGGGATTGGGGTCCTGCGCGCTGAACTGCTTGACCAGCGTCGCCTGCCGGGCGTAGCCGCCGTACAGGTTCTCGCCGATCTTGGTGGGCTCCAGGCGCCCATGCAGGTCGTCGGTGTGCAGCACAGTCACCGTCAGCGGCGCGGCGTGGGCGTTGCTCAGGAGGGCTGCAGTTAACAGGGCCAGTGAGAAGCGGGTCATGGCGTCCACAATACAATCCGCCTGGGTCAGGTGCCCTTCAGCAACGCAGGTCACTCATGGGGGGGTGGTTGATCCGGGTCGCAGTAGTCAATGGCGGCACTCTGGAACGTGCCGGTCACGATCTCCCGTTTGAAGGGGTAACCGACCCGGACCCCCTCGGCCGCACATTCGAGGGTAAAGCGCTCCCCCGGCGCCACCGCCGTGTCGCCCAGCGTCAGAGGCCGTTTGGCCTCATAGATCGCGCAGTAGGGCGTGCAGAAGTAAAACCCGACGGGCTTGCCACTGCTGTTGCGGGCGATGGCCGCGCCGCCCGTGTCCACAGCGCGCCGGATTTCATCCCACAGGGCCACGCTGGCGGCCGGATCAGGATCAAGAGCCCACATCTCGCCGATCACGCGCGCCGCGTTCTGGTTGCGTTTCAGGGAAGCGGTGGAATCTGGATCGGTCATGGCCCAGGGGTCGAAGCTCTTCTCGCCGGGCAAGGGCGTATGCGGAAAGGGCCCACCTCCCCGTGGGCGCTTTGGCGTCCCTGTGCCCGGTGGGCGCTCATTCATCAGGGCCGGATAGCTGATCAGCTGGCCC encodes the following:
- a CDS encoding bifunctional metallophosphatase/5'-nucleotidase, yielding MTRFSLALLTAALLSNAHAAPLTVTVLHTDDLHGRLEPTKIGENLYGGYARQATLVKQFSAQDPNPLVLSGGDTFQGTLFYNVYKGLADVLFMNLMGYDAMAVGNHEFDDGPEALATFAERARFPLLAANLDVTAEPLLKDLIKPYAVMSVGGEKVGVIGAVTPDLPQISSPGPNVKMLELMQSLRSSVTALQGQGVNKIFLVSHLGYTLEQEVARTVSGIDVIVGGHSHTLLGTFTNKDFPASEGPYPTIVPNPDGNRTLLVAAWEWGKVLGRLKVTFSDSGAVESWEGNPVPVTADIAEDPTAKRMVETLTVPIANLRQRVIGQTTRGLNGNREVVRRRESTMANVLADAALDAAQNAGAQLAFVNGGGVRASINAGPITFDEATTVQPFGNTLTVLTLTGAQIRAALEHGVATWSENKGQFLHVSRGVSYTFDLGRPAGSRVVAVTLNGQPVVDAQTYKVAMNNFTAGGGDGFTMFKGAPRLDTGTLDVDILVRYLQERSAVDAEPEGRIVIVNEPKP